Proteins from a single region of Chryseomicrobium sp. FSL W7-1435:
- the xerC gene encoding tyrosine recombinase XerC, translating to MGKQELHDFLEFIQLDKNYSPHTVKEYETDLVQFIAFLTEESIASFEEVEYLHARLYVTKLYNAKLARTTISRKISAIRTFYMFLSKERSVNSDAFQALFHPKQQKKLPQFFYEEELQALFEAVQGETPLAIRNQALLELLYATGMRVSELTALDTQAIDLPYGIVRVMGKGRKERYVPVGSFAVSALETYLETARPRLMKNAQHATLFVNNRGEPLTDMGVRYILQEIVKKSTLTKSIYPHMIRHTFATHLLNNGADMRTVQELLGHSSLSSTQIYTHVTKDHLLSTYKNAHPRA from the coding sequence ATGGGAAAGCAAGAACTGCATGATTTTCTAGAATTTATTCAACTCGATAAAAACTATTCACCTCATACTGTAAAAGAGTACGAGACAGACTTAGTTCAGTTTATAGCTTTCCTCACAGAGGAATCAATCGCGTCATTCGAAGAAGTGGAGTATTTACACGCTCGGCTATATGTCACAAAACTCTATAACGCCAAATTAGCGAGAACAACTATATCACGAAAAATATCAGCCATTCGAACATTTTACATGTTCTTATCAAAAGAACGTTCTGTAAATTCAGATGCCTTTCAAGCACTCTTCCATCCAAAACAGCAGAAGAAATTGCCGCAGTTTTTTTACGAAGAGGAACTACAAGCTTTATTTGAGGCAGTCCAAGGTGAGACTCCCTTAGCCATTCGGAATCAAGCACTTCTTGAACTGCTCTATGCAACCGGCATGCGTGTAAGTGAATTGACAGCTTTAGACACGCAAGCGATCGATCTACCTTACGGAATAGTCCGTGTCATGGGGAAAGGACGTAAAGAGCGTTATGTACCGGTTGGGAGCTTTGCAGTAAGTGCACTTGAAACTTATTTAGAGACAGCACGTCCTCGGTTAATGAAGAACGCGCAACACGCGACGCTGTTTGTCAATAATCGTGGAGAACCTTTAACCGATATGGGTGTGCGTTATATTCTTCAAGAAATCGTCAAAAAAAGCACCTTAACAAAATCCATTTACCCACATATGATTCGGCATACGTTTGCTACGCATCTTTTGAATAATGGGGCAGACATGCGTACGGTCCAAGAATTACTAGGTCACAGCAGTCTGAGCTCCACGCAGATTTATACACATGTAACGAAAGATCATTTACTTTCCACATATAAAAATGCACACCCACGTGCATAG